The Synechocystis sp. PCC 7509 genome includes a window with the following:
- the ppc gene encoding phosphoenolpyruvate carboxylase → MSSLLHSSDEVLGVTISPIDLFLRDRLQIVEDLWESVIRQECGQELVNLLGQLRDLCSPEGQANSDEASSVTKLISQLDFNEAIRAARAFALYFQLINIVEQHYEQRQQLLSRFPQKSQQILLDSISEEPQFVNGGVGADLLEKNWQALHNEPQNPRTFQTLFPYLLNMNVPPQHIQNLINQLDIQLVFTAHPTEIVRHTIRDKQRRMAKLFQQLDQLEEGKAIVDEASSWEAAELKEQLTEEIRLWWRTDELHQFKPAVLDEVEYALHYFQEVLFDEIPKLYQSLKHSIAQSFPRLNPPSKNFCKFGSWVGSDRDGNPSVTPEVTWQTACYQRQMVLEKYIKSVKRLTDLLSLSLHLSDVLPDLLESLEQEQSQMNEVYEAQALRYRQEPYRLKLCYILKRLENTRDRNASLSITDLTQKVIAIDAKGIYHSTDDFLTDLRLIQSNLKETGITCRELENLISQVEIYGFTLAHLDIRQESSRHAEALNEILEYLQILPRPYHDLSEAERVIWLSSELQTRRPLIPTELPFSPVTNELIQTFRVVRSLQQEFGASICQTYIISMSRELSDLLEVLLLAKEAGLFDPGTATGTLQVVPLFETVEDLQRAPSVMKKLFEMPSYRALLAGGYASKEKSSFDLQEVMLGYSDSNKDSGFLSSNWEIHKAQKELQKIAEDYNVHLRIFHGRGGSVGRGGGPAYEAILAQPGNSINGRIKITEQGEVLASKYSLPQLALYNLETIATAVIQASLLRTGFDNIQPWNEIMEELSARSRSHYRNLIYEQPDFIDFFHQVTPIGEISQLQISSRPARRQSGNKDISGLRAIPWVFSWTQTRFLLPSWYGVGTALQEFVQEKPEDHIKLLRCFYMKWPFFKMVISKVEMTLAKVDIQMAQHYVEELSHPEDKARLERVFEQIANEYYLTRDLILTITAHKRLLDGDPVLQRSVQLRNGTIVPLGFLQVSLLKRLRQSGSTTSGVIHSRYSKGELLRGALLTINGIAAGMRNTG, encoded by the coding sequence ATGAGTTCGCTCCTCCACTCGTCTGATGAAGTATTAGGTGTCACGATTTCCCCTATCGATCTATTCTTGCGCGATCGCCTCCAAATAGTAGAGGATTTGTGGGAATCAGTAATTCGCCAAGAATGCGGTCAAGAATTAGTCAATCTTTTAGGACAACTGCGCGATTTGTGTTCCCCGGAAGGACAAGCCAACAGCGATGAAGCGTCATCGGTAACTAAGTTAATTTCCCAACTAGATTTTAATGAAGCAATTCGCGCCGCTCGTGCCTTTGCTTTGTATTTCCAGCTAATTAATATTGTTGAGCAGCATTACGAACAGCGTCAACAACTCCTGAGCCGTTTTCCCCAAAAATCTCAACAGATTTTACTTGACTCAATATCAGAAGAACCGCAGTTTGTCAATGGAGGGGTGGGAGCAGATTTATTAGAAAAAAACTGGCAAGCTCTTCATAATGAACCTCAAAACCCCCGTACATTTCAGACATTGTTTCCTTACTTGCTCAATATGAATGTGCCACCCCAGCATATTCAAAACTTAATTAATCAACTAGACATTCAATTAGTATTTACAGCGCACCCAACAGAAATTGTTCGCCATACGATTCGTGACAAGCAACGCCGAATGGCGAAATTGTTTCAGCAACTCGACCAATTAGAAGAAGGTAAAGCAATTGTTGACGAGGCGAGTTCTTGGGAAGCGGCGGAATTAAAAGAACAGTTAACTGAAGAAATCCGCCTGTGGTGGCGTACCGATGAGTTGCACCAATTTAAGCCCGCAGTTTTGGACGAAGTGGAGTATGCTTTGCACTACTTCCAAGAGGTGTTGTTTGATGAAATCCCAAAATTGTATCAAAGCCTCAAACACTCGATTGCTCAAAGCTTTCCGCGTTTAAATCCGCCCAGCAAAAATTTTTGTAAGTTTGGTTCGTGGGTAGGATCTGACCGCGATGGCAACCCTTCGGTAACGCCGGAAGTGACTTGGCAAACCGCCTGTTATCAAAGGCAGATGGTACTAGAAAAATATATCAAATCTGTTAAACGCCTTACAGATTTATTGAGTTTGTCGTTGCATTTGAGCGATGTTTTGCCCGACTTATTGGAATCGTTAGAGCAAGAACAATCGCAGATGAACGAGGTTTACGAGGCGCAAGCTTTGCGTTATCGTCAAGAACCTTACAGATTGAAACTGTGCTATATCCTAAAAAGACTAGAAAATACGCGCGATCGCAATGCTAGTTTGTCTATTACAGACTTAACTCAAAAAGTAATAGCTATTGATGCTAAAGGAATTTATCATTCTACCGACGATTTTTTAACAGACTTGCGGTTAATTCAAAGCAATCTCAAAGAAACGGGCATTACTTGCCGAGAATTAGAAAACTTGATTAGTCAAGTAGAAATTTACGGGTTTACCCTTGCACATTTAGATATTCGTCAAGAATCTTCCCGCCATGCAGAGGCGCTCAATGAAATTTTAGAATATCTGCAAATATTACCCCGCCCTTACCACGACTTGTCAGAAGCCGAGCGAGTTATTTGGCTATCGAGCGAATTACAAACTCGCCGTCCCTTAATACCAACAGAATTGCCCTTTTCCCCTGTAACAAACGAATTAATCCAAACTTTTCGCGTAGTACGAAGCCTACAACAAGAGTTTGGCGCTAGTATTTGTCAGACTTACATTATCAGCATGAGCCGAGAATTAAGTGACTTGCTGGAAGTGTTATTACTAGCCAAAGAAGCCGGTTTATTTGACCCTGGTACAGCCACCGGGACGCTGCAAGTAGTGCCGTTATTTGAAACGGTGGAAGACTTACAACGCGCTCCATCGGTAATGAAAAAACTGTTTGAGATGCCATCTTATCGAGCTTTATTAGCTGGTGGTTATGCCTCAAAGGAGAAATCTAGTTTTGACTTACAAGAAGTAATGCTAGGCTACTCCGACAGCAACAAAGATTCAGGCTTTTTAAGTAGTAACTGGGAAATCCATAAAGCGCAAAAAGAACTCCAAAAAATTGCCGAAGACTATAACGTACACTTACGAATTTTTCACGGGCGCGGTGGCTCGGTAGGACGCGGTGGAGGGCCAGCTTACGAGGCGATTTTGGCGCAACCGGGTAATAGTATTAATGGGCGCATCAAAATTACCGAACAAGGAGAAGTATTAGCTTCTAAATATTCGCTGCCCCAGTTAGCGCTTTATAATTTGGAGACGATCGCAACGGCGGTAATTCAAGCAAGTTTATTGCGGACGGGGTTTGATAATATCCAGCCTTGGAATGAGATTATGGAGGAATTATCAGCGCGATCGCGTTCTCATTATCGCAACTTAATTTACGAGCAACCAGACTTTATCGACTTTTTCCACCAAGTAACCCCAATTGGCGAAATTAGCCAGTTGCAAATTAGTTCTCGTCCGGCTCGTCGTCAGTCAGGGAATAAAGATATAAGTGGTTTAAGAGCAATTCCTTGGGTATTTAGCTGGACGCAAACTCGCTTTTTATTACCTTCTTGGTATGGTGTGGGTACGGCTTTGCAAGAGTTTGTGCAAGAAAAACCCGAAGATCATATTAAATTGCTGCGGTGTTTTTATATGAAATGGCCATTTTTTAAAATGGTGATTTCTAAAGTAGAAATGACTCTAGCCAAAGTAGATATCCAAATGGCGCAGCATTATGTAGAGGAGTTGTCACACCCAGAAGACAAAGCCCGTCTAGAAAGGGTTTTTGAACAAATTGCTAACGAGTATTACCTAACTCGCGATTTAATATTGACCATTACTGCCCACAAGCGGCTTTTGGATGGCGATCCGGTGTTGCAAAGGTCGGTACAATTGCGAAATGGCACGATTGTACCCTTGGGCTTTTTACAAGTATCTTTGCTCAAGCGCCTGCGTCAATCGGGTAGTACAACTTCTGGCGTGATTCATTCTCGTTACAGCAAAGGAGAATTGCTTAGAGGTGCTTTGCTAACTATTAATGGCATTGCGGCGGGAATGCGAAATACTGGTTAA
- a CDS encoding STAS domain-containing protein, which translates to MAEPLNLTVSLRGTREVQDNYQLFRLTGLLDAFSEPTFRKVIGKYIEEGPIHIILDLSQIDFVDSSGLGALVQLAKLAQSAGGTSQIVTNARVTQTVKLVRLEQFLSLRPSVDIALENTKQA; encoded by the coding sequence ATCGCTGAACCACTAAACCTAACTGTTAGCCTAAGAGGTACTCGTGAAGTCCAGGATAACTACCAGCTATTCCGCCTCACAGGTTTATTAGATGCTTTTTCCGAACCAACATTTCGCAAGGTTATCGGCAAATATATAGAAGAAGGGCCAATACATATTATTTTGGATCTTTCTCAAATTGATTTTGTTGATAGTTCTGGCTTAGGCGCTTTAGTGCAACTTGCAAAACTTGCTCAAAGTGCCGGAGGTACATCGCAAATTGTCACTAATGCCCGTGTTACTCAAACAGTGAAGCTGGTACGCTTAGAACAATTTTTGTCTCTACGCCCTAGTGTAGATATAGCTTTAGAAAATACTAAGCAAGCCTAA
- the rlmB gene encoding 23S rRNA (guanosine(2251)-2'-O)-methyltransferase RlmB — protein sequence MADKPYKKIVLGKPYQGKPKNTSNNGSKPVLKNPIDNNGYATEHPKKSLKSFRVSLPKVGQPKSDRPREDRYSSDRPREDRYSSAKSDRPREDRYSSDRPREDRYSSDRPREDRYSSAKSDRPREDRYSSDRPREDRYNNNEDRYKPSLPLASESGEEESDLLYGRHTVLTALENERSLHRLWITSRLRYDPRFLSLIAQAKENGTVVDEVEPKRLDQITNRANHQGIAAQIAPYSYSELGSLIEKAKSSSEQPVIIVADSINDPHNLGAIIRTAEAIGAQGLVIPQRRAVGITSTVMKVAAGALETFAVARVVNLSRALEELKTAGFWIYGTAATGSQPVHTVQFSGAIVLVVGSEGEGLSLLTQRCCDVLVSIPLTGNTPSLNASVATGMALYEIYRQRWGTKLHLDKLKKEA from the coding sequence ATGGCTGACAAACCTTATAAAAAAATAGTGCTTGGTAAACCGTATCAAGGTAAACCAAAAAATACGAGTAACAATGGATCTAAACCCGTTTTAAAAAATCCAATAGATAATAATGGTTATGCTACAGAGCATCCAAAAAAATCGCTGAAAAGCTTTAGAGTCAGCTTGCCTAAAGTTGGACAACCTAAAAGCGATCGCCCCAGAGAAGACCGTTATTCCAGCGATCGCCCCAGAGAAGACCGTTATTCAAGTGCCAAAAGCGATCGCCCCAGAGAAGACCGTTATTCCAGTGATCGCCCCAGAGAAGACCGTTATTCCAGCGATCGCCCCAGAGAAGACCGTTATTCAAGTGCCAAAAGCGATCGCCCTAGAGAAGACCGTTATTCCAGCGATCGCCCTAGAGAAGACCGTTACAATAACAACGAAGATCGCTACAAACCTTCTCTACCTTTAGCCTCTGAAAGTGGAGAAGAAGAAAGCGATTTGCTCTACGGTCGTCATACCGTACTAACAGCCTTAGAAAACGAGCGTTCCCTTCATCGGCTATGGATTACATCGCGCCTGCGTTACGATCCCCGATTTCTTTCTTTGATTGCTCAAGCGAAGGAAAACGGCACAGTTGTTGATGAAGTTGAACCCAAACGATTAGATCAAATTACTAATCGCGCCAACCATCAAGGGATTGCGGCTCAAATTGCTCCGTACAGTTACAGCGAACTTGGCTCACTAATTGAAAAAGCCAAGTCAAGCTCCGAGCAGCCAGTAATTATTGTTGCTGACAGTATCAACGATCCGCATAACTTAGGGGCAATTATCCGTACTGCTGAAGCAATTGGCGCTCAAGGCTTGGTAATTCCACAAAGGAGGGCTGTAGGAATTACTTCTACAGTCATGAAAGTTGCCGCCGGAGCTTTGGAAACCTTTGCTGTTGCTAGGGTGGTAAACCTGAGCCGAGCCTTGGAAGAATTAAAAACTGCGGGTTTTTGGATTTATGGTACAGCAGCAACCGGAAGTCAGCCAGTACATACCGTACAGTTTAGCGGTGCGATCGTTCTAGTAGTTGGCTCGGAAGGCGAAGGCTTAAGCTTGTTGACTCAACGTTGTTGTGATGTATTAGTGTCAATTCCTCTTACTGGAAACACGCCTAGCTTGAATGCTTCGGTAGCTACAGGTATGGCTTTGTATGAAATTTATCGCCAACGATGGGGAACTAAACTTCATTTAGACAAATTGAAAAAAGAAGCGTAA
- a CDS encoding DUF1816 domain-containing protein has translation MKNIWHDLKEILTNFFQGLGWAWWVEVVTQNPRCTYYFGPFLSINEARTAINGYVEDLEQEGATEINLQVKRCKPQSLTIAEDLGEKRERYTKPAFNN, from the coding sequence ATGAAGAATATTTGGCACGATCTCAAAGAAATTTTAACTAACTTTTTCCAAGGCTTAGGCTGGGCATGGTGGGTAGAAGTTGTTACCCAAAATCCCCGTTGTACTTATTACTTTGGTCCATTTTTGAGCATTAATGAAGCAAGAACTGCAATTAATGGTTATGTAGAAGACTTAGAACAAGAAGGTGCGACAGAAATAAACTTACAAGTCAAACGATGCAAACCTCAATCCTTAACAATTGCCGAGGACTTGGGAGAAAAAAGAGAGCGCTACACCAAACCAGCTTTTAATAACTAG
- a CDS encoding Mini-ribonuclease 3 produces MANLISMNPTQIQQVSPAALAYIGDAVYELYIRANYLLPPKTAHAYHQLVVAQVRAETQALQLASLVTCLTATELEIVRRGRNAANRPPKRVDAEIYGQATSLEALIGYLYLTNFPRLSQLLQKLNLLEPEVKK; encoded by the coding sequence ATGGCGAACTTGATATCAATGAATCCTACTCAAATCCAACAAGTTTCTCCCGCAGCGTTAGCTTATATTGGTGATGCGGTATACGAGCTTTATATTAGAGCCAACTACTTGTTGCCACCAAAAACTGCTCACGCCTATCACCAATTGGTAGTAGCTCAGGTACGCGCTGAAACTCAAGCATTACAACTAGCATCTTTAGTTACTTGTTTAACTGCTACAGAACTCGAAATTGTCCGCCGGGGTCGCAATGCGGCTAATCGCCCCCCAAAACGAGTTGATGCCGAAATCTATGGACAGGCTACTAGCCTAGAAGCCTTAATTGGTTATCTTTATTTGACAAATTTCCCGCGCTTGAGTCAATTGTTGCAAAAACTCAACCTGCTTGAACCTGAAGTAAAAAAATGA
- a CDS encoding CsbD family protein: MSIEDRAKAAAKNIEGKAQEALGNVTGDPEDKAAGKAKQAESEVRHGIEDVKDKVKEKLD, from the coding sequence ATGAGCATAGAAGATAGAGCTAAAGCTGCTGCTAAAAACATAGAAGGTAAGGCTCAAGAAGCTTTGGGTAATGTTACTGGTGACCCAGAAGATAAAGCCGCAGGTAAAGCCAAGCAAGCCGAGAGCGAAGTACGTCACGGTATAGAAGACGTAAAAGATAAAGTTAAAGAAAAGCTCGACTAA
- the uvrB gene encoding excinuclease ABC subunit UvrB, whose protein sequence is MVNNNSFELHAPFVPTGDQPKAIAQLTANIQAGKRYQTLLGATGTGKTFSVASVIEKIGKPTLVLAHNKTLAAQLCNELREFFPENAVEYFVSYYDYYQPEAYIPVTDTYIEKTASINDEIDMLRHSATRSLFERRDAIVVASISCIYGLGTPREYLKAAIPLQIGREVNQRELLRDLVTVQYRRNDLEMSRGKFRVRGDVLEIVPAYDDRIVRVEFFGDVVEAIRYVDPVTGEILKSIEAINIYPARHFVTPEERLEGACEAIQQELKDRKLQLEAEGKLLEAQRIDQRTRYDLEMLREVGYCNGVENYSRHLAGRSPGEPPECLVDYFPDDWLLVVDESHVTIPQTRAMYNGDRARKNVLIEHGFRLPSAADNRPLKADEFWQKVNQCIFVSATPGEWELELSEDRVVQQIIRPTGVIDPEIFVRPTEGQVDDLLGEIKDRVDKRERVLVTTLTKRMAEDLTEYLQDRGVRVRYLHSEINSIQRIEILQELREAVFDVLVGVNLLREGLDLPEVSLVAILDADKEGFLRATRSLIQTIGRAARHVSGQAIMYADNLTDSMARAIEETERRREIQIAYNQKHNITPKSIIKRSSNSILSFLEVSRRLNAQELEIVDEQVDDLPLDKLPDLIVQLEAQMKDSAKNLEFEEAAKFRDRIKRLRDKLLGH, encoded by the coding sequence ATGGTAAATAATAACTCGTTTGAACTCCACGCACCCTTTGTCCCAACAGGGGATCAACCAAAAGCGATCGCCCAATTAACAGCAAATATTCAAGCGGGAAAACGCTATCAAACCTTATTAGGGGCGACGGGTACAGGGAAAACCTTTAGTGTTGCGTCAGTAATTGAAAAAATTGGCAAACCTACTTTAGTTTTAGCGCACAACAAAACCTTAGCCGCCCAACTATGCAACGAATTGCGCGAATTTTTCCCAGAAAACGCCGTTGAGTATTTTGTCAGTTATTACGACTACTACCAGCCAGAAGCTTATATTCCTGTTACCGATACCTACATAGAAAAAACCGCCTCAATCAACGATGAAATAGATATGCTGCGTCACTCAGCAACGCGGAGTCTTTTTGAACGCCGAGATGCGATCGTTGTAGCATCAATTAGCTGCATTTATGGTTTGGGTACGCCAAGAGAGTATTTAAAAGCAGCTATTCCTTTACAAATAGGCAGGGAAGTTAATCAAAGAGAACTATTGCGCGACTTAGTTACCGTACAATACCGCCGCAACGATTTAGAAATGAGCCGGGGGAAGTTTAGGGTACGGGGGGACGTTTTAGAAATTGTCCCAGCTTACGACGATCGCATTGTCAGAGTAGAATTTTTTGGCGACGTAGTAGAGGCGATTCGCTACGTCGATCCAGTAACAGGCGAAATTCTTAAAAGCATAGAAGCAATTAATATCTATCCAGCAAGGCACTTTGTTACCCCCGAAGAAAGGCTAGAAGGAGCTTGCGAAGCCATACAGCAAGAATTAAAAGACCGAAAACTTCAATTAGAAGCCGAAGGCAAATTATTAGAAGCGCAACGCATAGATCAGCGCACCCGTTACGACTTAGAAATGCTGCGGGAAGTTGGATACTGTAACGGGGTCGAGAACTACTCAAGGCATTTAGCCGGACGCAGCCCTGGAGAGCCGCCAGAGTGCTTGGTTGACTACTTTCCTGATGATTGGCTGTTAGTAGTGGATGAGTCTCACGTCACCATCCCGCAAACGCGGGCAATGTACAATGGCGATCGCGCTCGCAAAAATGTATTAATCGAGCATGGTTTTCGTTTACCTAGCGCCGCCGACAATCGCCCCCTAAAAGCCGATGAATTTTGGCAAAAAGTCAATCAATGTATCTTTGTGTCTGCAACTCCTGGAGAATGGGAGTTAGAGCTATCAGAAGATCGCGTTGTGCAACAGATAATTCGCCCAACGGGGGTAATCGATCCAGAAATTTTTGTCCGTCCCACTGAGGGACAAGTAGACGACTTATTAGGGGAAATCAAAGATCGCGTTGACAAGCGCGAACGAGTGCTAGTGACGACTTTAACTAAGCGCATGGCGGAAGACTTGACCGAATACCTGCAAGATCGGGGGGTAAGAGTGCGCTATCTGCATTCAGAAATTAATTCAATTCAAAGGATCGAAATCTTGCAGGAATTGCGAGAAGCGGTTTTTGATGTTTTGGTAGGTGTGAACTTATTGCGGGAAGGTTTAGACTTGCCGGAAGTATCGCTCGTAGCGATTTTAGATGCCGATAAAGAAGGCTTTTTACGGGCAACGCGATCGCTAATTCAAACTATTGGCAGAGCAGCGCGTCACGTAAGCGGACAAGCAATTATGTACGCCGACAACCTTACCGATAGCATGGCAAGAGCCATTGAAGAAACGGAACGGCGCAGAGAAATCCAAATTGCTTACAACCAAAAGCACAATATTACGCCCAAGTCGATTATCAAAAGATCCTCTAACTCAATCTTGTCATTTTTAGAAGTATCGCGGCGACTAAATGCCCAAGAATTAGAGATAGTTGACGAACAAGTAGATGATTTACCCTTAGATAAATTACCTGACTTAATCGTGCAATTAGAAGCCCAGATGAAAGACTCGGCTAAAAACCTAGAATTTGAAGAAGCCGCCAAATTTCGCGATCGCATTAAACGCCTGCGAGACAAGTTATTAGGGCATTAG
- a CDS encoding alpha/beta fold hydrolase: MTSKPHQLNTYIQGQGFPILCLHGHPGSGSSMSVFTQNLSQRFKTVSPDLRGYGKSRFQGNFVMQDHLIDLEALLDRLEIEKCLILGWSLGGILAMELALKLPERVTGLILIATAARPRGSHPPVSLQDNLFTAIASIINQIQPSWQWNIDNFGKKSLYRYLVQQHTSDTYRYLASDAMSAFLQTSPAAHSALNNALKAGYNRLEALEHIQVPCLMLAGSEDRHITAASSLETAQHLKNCQWQCYPNTAHLFPWEIPQQMNRDIETWLAAHPQVIK; encoded by the coding sequence GTGACATCTAAACCACACCAACTTAATACTTACATTCAAGGGCAAGGTTTCCCAATTCTTTGCTTGCACGGACATCCAGGATCGGGAAGTAGTATGTCAGTGTTTACGCAAAACTTGTCTCAAAGATTTAAAACGGTTTCTCCTGACTTGCGCGGTTATGGCAAAAGTAGGTTTCAGGGCAATTTCGTCATGCAAGACCATTTAATTGACTTAGAGGCGCTACTAGACCGCTTAGAAATTGAAAAATGTCTTATCCTGGGCTGGTCTTTAGGTGGCATTTTAGCAATGGAATTAGCCTTAAAGTTGCCCGAACGAGTGACAGGATTAATTTTAATTGCTACGGCGGCACGTCCAAGAGGTAGCCATCCCCCCGTTAGCTTGCAAGATAACTTATTTACGGCGATCGCTTCCATAATCAACCAAATTCAACCTAGCTGGCAATGGAATATTGATAATTTTGGCAAAAAGTCCCTTTACCGCTACCTCGTCCAACAACATACAAGTGATACCTACCGCTATCTTGCCTCCGATGCCATGTCAGCTTTTTTGCAAACTTCCCCGGCGGCTCACAGTGCGCTTAATAATGCCCTCAAAGCTGGTTACAACCGTTTAGAAGCTCTAGAGCATATTCAAGTTCCGTGCTTGATGCTGGCGGGGTCAGAAGACCGACATATTACCGCCGCCTCTAGCTTAGAAACTGCCCAACATCTTAAAAACTGTCAGTGGCAATGTTACCCCAACACCGCCCATTTATTCCCCTGGGAAATACCCCAGCAGATGAATCGTGATATCGAAACTTGGCTTGCGGCTCATCCCCAAGTCATAAAATAG
- a CDS encoding S8 family serine peptidase, whose protein sequence is MIKQLAWTIGGLSAIAFDSPVLALQTTTSTGESGIDALRLHQAPYDLIGRKISIGQVEIGRPGQYGLDKAASGNRAVTLAGVFLRDRPAKANTNLDPHAENVASVMISADKAIRGVAPGARLYSAAVGSLKTGGQPEECLSAQHVAMQNSGDVRAINFSFGETLERDPRANARLDGNALLTQCIDWSSRFHNVLYAIAGNQGKGGIPIPTDNYNGINVAFSSRRNGIFNKVDVSNLSDTKVGLAGRLNGKEVNLGIRRAIGLLAPGSNISLLNTSGKLTKVTGTSFAAPHVTATVALLQEYADRQLRSKTNNWSLAARRQEVMKAVMLNSADKVQENSVNSWRLGMTKTIIDKQNQDWTASDAYSDPKIPLHAQMGTGQLNAFRAFQQFSPGEWKPKTIIPAIGWDYSSVSANSAQEYILAKALSQGSFVSVTLVWNRLIELNDTNKNQQYDVGEKFRDRGLNNLDLFLVSTESNNAPSSICTSISEVDSVEHIFCPVPTTGKYKIRVQYSQKVNEATQPYALAWWTP, encoded by the coding sequence ATGATAAAACAACTGGCGTGGACAATTGGGGGACTAAGTGCGATCGCTTTTGATAGTCCAGTTTTGGCTTTACAAACTACTACATCAACGGGCGAGTCAGGGATTGATGCTTTGCGCTTGCACCAAGCTCCCTATGATTTAATTGGGCGAAAAATTAGTATTGGACAAGTAGAAATCGGTCGTCCTGGACAGTACGGTTTAGATAAAGCCGCATCGGGAAATAGAGCCGTTACCCTTGCTGGAGTATTTTTGCGCGATCGCCCAGCTAAAGCAAATACAAACTTAGATCCCCACGCCGAAAATGTTGCTAGTGTCATGATTAGCGCTGATAAAGCTATTCGTGGTGTAGCACCAGGAGCTAGGCTGTATTCGGCGGCGGTGGGTTCTCTTAAAACTGGCGGTCAACCAGAGGAATGCTTATCCGCGCAGCACGTAGCAATGCAAAATAGCGGCGATGTGAGAGCGATAAATTTTAGTTTTGGAGAAACCTTAGAACGAGATCCGCGCGCTAATGCTCGTTTGGATGGCAATGCTTTATTGACTCAGTGTATAGACTGGTCTAGTCGGTTTCACAACGTTTTGTATGCGATCGCTGGCAATCAGGGTAAAGGGGGTATTCCTATACCTACAGACAATTACAACGGTATTAATGTCGCTTTTAGCAGCCGCAGAAACGGAATTTTTAATAAAGTAGATGTTTCTAATTTAAGTGATACAAAAGTCGGGTTAGCAGGACGATTAAACGGCAAAGAAGTCAATCTTGGCATTCGCCGCGCTATTGGTTTACTTGCACCAGGAAGTAATATTTCGTTACTCAATACCAGTGGGAAGTTGACAAAAGTAACGGGTACAAGCTTTGCTGCTCCTCACGTCACAGCAACGGTGGCTCTTTTACAAGAATATGCTGATAGACAATTGCGTTCTAAAACCAATAATTGGAGTTTAGCGGCTCGTCGCCAAGAAGTAATGAAAGCTGTAATGCTAAATTCTGCCGACAAAGTCCAAGAAAACTCAGTTAATTCTTGGCGTTTAGGAATGACTAAGACAATTATTGATAAGCAAAATCAAGATTGGACTGCGTCGGATGCTTATAGCGATCCTAAAATTCCCTTACACGCGCAAATGGGAACTGGACAACTAAATGCTTTTCGTGCCTTTCAGCAATTTAGTCCGGGAGAATGGAAACCGAAGACAATTATCCCGGCGATTGGTTGGGATTACAGTTCTGTTAGCGCCAATTCAGCCCAAGAATACATTTTAGCTAAAGCTTTAAGTCAAGGTAGTTTTGTATCGGTGACTTTAGTTTGGAATCGCTTAATTGAGTTAAACGACACCAACAAAAATCAGCAGTATGATGTGGGCGAGAAATTTCGCGATCGCGGTTTAAATAACTTAGACTTATTTCTCGTTAGCACCGAATCCAACAACGCACCTAGTAGTATTTGTACATCTATTAGCGAAGTTGATAGTGTAGAACATATTTTTTGCCCTGTTCCCACTACCGGAAAATATAAAATCCGCGTCCAATATTCCCAGAAAGTCAATGAAGCGACTCAGCCTTATGCTCTCGCTTGGTGGACTCCGTAA
- the rpe gene encoding ribulose-phosphate 3-epimerase, translating into MTNTPSPKPIVIAPSILSADFSRLGDEIRAIDAAGADWIHVDVMDGRFVPNITIGPLIVEAIRPITQKPLDVHLMIVEPEKYVADFAKAGADHIYVHAEHNASPHLHRTLGQIKELGKKAGVVLNPGSPLELIEYVLELCDLVLIMSVNPGFGGQSFIPGVLPKIRKLRAMCDERGLDPWIEVDGGLKINNTWQVIEAGANAIVAGSAVFNAPDYAEAIKGIRNSKRPTPELATV; encoded by the coding sequence ATGACTAATACGCCGTCGCCCAAGCCGATTGTAATTGCTCCATCTATCCTATCTGCTGATTTTAGCCGTTTGGGGGATGAAATTCGGGCTATTGATGCCGCCGGAGCCGATTGGATTCACGTTGATGTCATGGATGGTCGATTTGTCCCCAATATTACCATTGGGCCATTAATCGTTGAAGCTATTCGTCCCATTACCCAAAAACCTCTAGATGTCCACTTAATGATTGTCGAACCGGAAAAGTATGTAGCAGATTTTGCCAAAGCGGGAGCAGATCATATTTACGTTCACGCCGAACACAATGCGTCTCCTCATTTACACAGAACTTTGGGACAAATCAAAGAACTTGGTAAAAAAGCTGGTGTGGTACTTAACCCCGGTTCGCCGCTAGAGTTGATTGAGTACGTTCTGGAATTATGCGATTTAGTTTTAATTATGAGCGTCAACCCTGGTTTTGGCGGTCAAAGTTTTATTCCTGGCGTACTTCCCAAAATTCGCAAACTCCGCGCTATGTGTGACGAGCGCGGCTTAGATCCTTGGATTGAAGTAGATGGGGGTCTAAAGATCAATAATACTTGGCAAGTAATAGAAGCGGGAGCAAATGCGATCGTTGCAGGTTCGGCGGTATTTAATGCACCCGATTACGCGGAAGCAATTAAGGGGATTCGTAATAGCAAGCGTCCTACACCAGAACTTGCAACCGTTTAA